The Campylobacter sp. genome contains the following window.
AACTGCCAAGCGCCTTTGATGTCGATTCGTTGCGCAATCAAAATTTCGCAGTTAAACGGATACGATGGCGAAAGCACGATTGCAGCGACATTTGGTCTGTAATTTTTCTCTTTTTCCATCTCGTTTTCTCACAAAAAATTTCTCAAAATTCTACCTAAAAATATTAAAATTTGCGTTAAGAGGCTTAAAATTTATATAAATTTTCAAATTAATTCGCTAAATTTTGTGACATAAATTTAGCCCATAGGACCGACCTTGCACATCTATATCCACGTGCCGTTTTGCACCTCCAAATGCCCGTATTGCGCCTTTGGCTCTTTTAGCGACAAATTTAGCCTCGTGCGCAAGTATTTTTCGGCACTGCGGCTTGAGGTGCGCGACTTTTTGGCGAAAAATCCACATGCGCAAATTTCGACGCTTTTTATCGGCGGAGGCACGCCAAGCGCCGTAGATGCGGGACTTTATGATGAAATTTTTGCGCTGCTTGCGCCGCATTTTGCCGCCAAAGCCGAAATCAGCTCGGAAGCTAACCCAAACTCCGCTAGCCCTGCTTGGCTTAGAGCGATGCGCGAGCTCGGCGTAAATCGCATCAGCTTCGGCGCACAGAGCTTCAACGATGCCAAGTTAAAATTCCTCGGTCGCGCGCACAGTGCGGCGCAGATTTTTCTCGCGGTGCAAAATGCCAAAGCAGCGGGCTTTGATAATATAAACTTAGACCTAATCTACGCGAGCAAATTTGACGATAAAAGGAATTTAAAATTTGAAATGGCTGAGCTTGCGCGCTGCGAAGTGCCGCACCTAAGCGCCTATGCGCTAAGCCTTGAAGAGGGTACGCCCTTTTTTGGGCGCGAAAGCTTTAAAAGAGAAAGCGCGACTCTAGCTAAATTTCTCTTTGCTCTTGCGGCGGATAGCGGCTTTAGCCAATATGAAATTTCAAATTTTGCCGCGCGCAGACTGCGCTGTAAGCACAATCTCGCCTACTGGCGCGGCGAGGATTACGCTGGATTTGGGGCATTTGCGGTCGGAACTAGCGGACAGGTGCGCCTTAGCTCGCCTAAAAATTTGCGAGATTACATCGCAGACCCG
Protein-coding sequences here:
- the hemW gene encoding radical SAM family heme chaperone HemW, which encodes MHIYIHVPFCTSKCPYCAFGSFSDKFSLVRKYFSALRLEVRDFLAKNPHAQISTLFIGGGTPSAVDAGLYDEIFALLAPHFAAKAEISSEANPNSASPAWLRAMRELGVNRISFGAQSFNDAKLKFLGRAHSAAQIFLAVQNAKAAGFDNINLDLIYASKFDDKRNLKFEMAELARCEVPHLSAYALSLEEGTPFFGRESFKRESATLAKFLFALAADSGFSQYEISNFAARRLRCKHNLAYWRGEDYAGFGAFAVGTSGQVRLSSPKNLRDYIADPLQKQREALSAQDKKLERIFLGLRCVLGFEAQILDAAELSNAQLLVREKKLKFGEDKFYNPNFLLADEIALFITQSSRCGR